The following proteins are encoded in a genomic region of Alphaproteobacteria bacterium:
- a CDS encoding ABC transporter ATP-binding protein, whose amino-acid sequence MLSVRDLDVFHGDAQALDGVSLDVAQGGIVAIVGANGAGKTSLIRTIAGMFTPRKGVIEFKGENIAGWPSHRVCDLGIGQVAEGRQVFPSLSVRENLEMGAMLPRAKAHRARNLEHGLAMFPKLKERYGQAAGTLSGGEQQMLAIARCLMGNPELVMFDEPSLGLSPTVTQDVLRVIRDLAAGGLTCVLVEQNVAVSLKLAHHAYVLENGRIVLSGTGQELLADDRVRKAYLGL is encoded by the coding sequence ATGCTGTCCGTCCGCGACCTCGACGTGTTCCATGGCGACGCGCAAGCGCTGGACGGCGTGTCGCTGGACGTGGCGCAAGGCGGCATCGTCGCCATCGTCGGCGCCAATGGCGCGGGCAAGACATCGCTAATCCGCACCATCGCGGGCATGTTCACCCCGCGCAAAGGGGTCATCGAATTCAAGGGCGAGAATATCGCCGGCTGGCCCAGCCATCGCGTCTGCGATCTCGGGATCGGCCAGGTCGCCGAAGGCCGCCAAGTGTTTCCGAGCTTGAGCGTGCGCGAGAATCTCGAAATGGGCGCGATGCTGCCGCGCGCCAAGGCGCATCGCGCGCGCAATCTCGAACATGGCCTGGCGATGTTCCCGAAATTGAAGGAACGCTACGGCCAAGCGGCGGGCACGTTGTCGGGCGGCGAGCAGCAAATGCTGGCGATCGCGCGCTGCCTGATGGGCAATCCCGAGCTCGTGATGTTCGACGAGCCGTCGCTGGGCCTGTCGCCGACGGTGACGCAGGATGTGCTGCGCGTGATCCGCGATCTCGCCGCCGGCGGTTTGACCTGCGTGCTGGTCGAGCAGAACGTCGCGGTGTCGCTGAAACTCGCGCACCACGCCTATGTGCTGGAAAACGGCCGCATCGTGCTGTCGGGCACGGGCCAAGAATTGCTCGCCGACGACCGCGTGCGCAAAGCCTATCTCGGGCTTTAA
- a CDS encoding isopenicillin N synthase family oxygenase, whose amino-acid sequence MPAIPVIDMSALGGGDGTSRRDLARQFGHTFERFGFATIVGHGVDTAVTARAYELANRFFDLPLDEKMRSALPDRVKNRGYVPAGVESVALTRGDDRPPDLVEALVFYAMHMEPPDLRPGTSAATGNLIPAKPPELAAALRDYFVAVRNLSGDLMRLSALALDLPEDFFAPYIDKRKGVLRLAYYPEQKDAPEPGQLRYGAHSDYGGFTILRQDSAPGGLQVELDGQWIDVLPHPGAFTINIGDLIARWTNDRWRSTLHRVVNPPRDGAIATRRLSLVFFSGPNDDALIECLPTCQSAANPAKYGPVNARQYILSKLDRSMPAELETR is encoded by the coding sequence ATGCCAGCGATCCCCGTCATCGATATGAGCGCGCTCGGCGGCGGCGACGGCACGTCGCGCCGCGATCTCGCGCGCCAATTCGGGCATACATTCGAGCGGTTTGGCTTCGCGACCATCGTCGGCCATGGCGTGGATACGGCCGTCACCGCGCGCGCCTATGAACTCGCCAACCGGTTCTTCGATCTGCCGCTCGACGAAAAAATGCGCAGCGCCCTGCCCGACCGGGTCAAGAATCGCGGCTATGTGCCGGCGGGCGTGGAAAGCGTGGCGCTGACAAGGGGCGACGACCGGCCGCCCGATCTGGTCGAAGCGCTGGTTTTCTACGCAATGCACATGGAACCGCCGGATTTGCGGCCCGGGACAAGCGCGGCTACCGGCAATTTGATCCCCGCGAAGCCGCCCGAATTGGCGGCGGCGCTGCGCGATTATTTCGTCGCGGTGCGCAATCTATCCGGCGATCTCATGCGCCTCTCAGCCCTCGCCCTCGATCTGCCCGAAGATTTCTTCGCGCCCTATATCGACAAGCGCAAAGGCGTCCTGCGACTCGCGTACTACCCGGAGCAAAAGGACGCGCCCGAACCCGGCCAATTGCGCTACGGCGCGCATTCCGACTATGGCGGGTTCACGATCTTGCGCCAGGATTCCGCCCCCGGCGGTTTGCAGGTCGAACTCGACGGGCAATGGATCGACGTGTTGCCGCACCCCGGCGCCTTCACGATCAATATCGGCGATCTGATCGCGCGCTGGACCAACGATCGCTGGCGCTCGACCTTGCATCGCGTGGTCAATCCGCCACGCGACGGCGCGATCGCCACGCGACGTCTGTCGCTGGTGTTCTTCTCGGGGCCCAACGACGACGCGTTGATCGAATGCCTGCCGACCTGCCAATCGGCGGCGAACCCGGCGAAATACGGGCCGGTGAACGCGCGGCAATACATTCTGTCGAAGCTCGACCGCTCGATGCCGGCGGAACTGGAGACGCGTTAA
- a CDS encoding ABC transporter substrate-binding protein yields MSRLAGGLVAAIVAVSAAQAQTRDKVVFGLSWLPQAEHCGFFQAQATGIYAAAGLDVELVQGGPGVNVAQLVAAGRYHYAMGSALTTLNMRVNNVPGVTIASMFQKSPQTLVAHPDQGITKLEDLKTRRVAVANFSRTTFWAWLKAAHGFEDSQLRPYVYNPSTFVADPSSVQQGFVTEDAFFLGQALGKPPVTLLLADYGYPDYQTTIFGVESEIAARPQVAQRFVDATIKGYASCMTGDPKPAFEAIKGAMAEQSLELSAFKVAQMKKYELVTGGDAATLGIGAMTDERWKRIFDVMSDAGVYAKDLNWRAAYRLDFVNKKVAQ; encoded by the coding sequence ATTTCCCGATTGGCCGGTGGATTGGTTGCGGCGATTGTCGCGGTTTCGGCTGCGCAGGCGCAAACACGCGATAAGGTCGTCTTCGGCCTGTCATGGTTGCCGCAGGCCGAGCATTGCGGCTTCTTCCAGGCCCAAGCGACGGGGATCTACGCCGCCGCCGGGCTCGACGTCGAACTCGTCCAAGGCGGGCCGGGCGTCAATGTCGCGCAGCTCGTCGCGGCGGGCCGTTATCACTACGCGATGGGTTCGGCGCTAACGACGCTCAATATGCGCGTCAACAACGTGCCGGGTGTCACCATCGCGTCGATGTTCCAGAAAAGCCCGCAGACTTTGGTGGCGCACCCCGATCAAGGAATCACGAAGCTCGAAGACCTCAAAACCCGGCGCGTCGCCGTCGCCAATTTCTCGCGTACGACGTTCTGGGCGTGGCTGAAGGCCGCGCATGGTTTCGAGGATTCGCAATTGCGCCCTTATGTCTACAACCCGTCGACCTTCGTGGCGGACCCAAGCTCGGTGCAGCAAGGCTTCGTCACCGAAGACGCGTTTTTCCTGGGCCAGGCCTTGGGCAAGCCGCCGGTCACGCTGCTGCTCGCCGATTACGGCTATCCCGATTACCAGACGACGATCTTCGGCGTGGAATCGGAAATCGCCGCGCGTCCGCAAGTGGCGCAGCGTTTCGTCGACGCGACGATCAAAGGCTACGCGAGCTGCATGACCGGCGATCCCAAGCCCGCCTTCGAAGCGATCAAGGGCGCGATGGCCGAACAATCGCTGGAGCTGTCGGCTTTCAAGGTCGCGCAGATGAAGAAATACGAACTCGTCACCGGCGGCGACGCGGCGACGCTGGGCATCGGCGCGATGACCGACGAACGCTGGAAGCGCATCTTCGACGTGATGTCCGACGCGGGTGTCTACGCCAAGGATTTGAACTGGCGCGCGGCGTACCGGCTCGACTTCGTCAACAAGAAGGTCGCGCAGTAG
- a CDS encoding PLP-dependent aminotransferase family protein, with translation MTTWQPEIETRPGPRYIAIADSLAADISAGRLKPGDRLPTHRDLAWKLHLTVGTITRAYAEAERRGLIAGEVGRGTYIRDRLGDAPPPLMPTPPTTDDYVDLSRNLPSASGPAAAMVAKHLADIAQGDIQPLLGYTSNQGLPAHREAGAEWLRRRGVNADPARVAVTSGAQNAMMLAIAALCRPGDVVLVEALTFYGIKSIANLLGVRPIGIEMDDDGLLPDALEAACRQHAPKALYALPTFQNPTTTIMPLERRKAIVEICRRHGVTIIEDDIYGSFDPASTPLAVLAPDITVFLTSLSKTVAPGLRLGYLHGSDAIIQRATAAIRAATFMTTPMVAEIATRLIRSGDADKAAAYQTELAERRQKLAAQILHGYEFRSHPRAFHIWLKMPEPWRREEFTETARRRGVGVAPANAFAVGRAPVPHAVRIALTQPDHDSDLERALSTLAEILQDSPEGALPMV, from the coding sequence ATGACAACTTGGCAGCCCGAGATCGAAACCCGCCCCGGCCCGCGCTATATCGCGATCGCCGATTCCCTTGCCGCCGATATCTCGGCGGGGCGGCTGAAGCCGGGCGATCGCCTGCCCACCCATCGCGATCTCGCGTGGAAACTGCACCTCACCGTCGGCACGATCACCCGCGCCTATGCCGAGGCCGAACGGCGCGGCCTGATCGCCGGCGAAGTCGGGCGCGGCACTTATATTCGCGACCGCTTGGGCGACGCGCCGCCGCCCTTGATGCCCACGCCGCCGACGACCGACGATTACGTCGATCTCTCGCGCAATCTGCCCAGCGCTTCGGGCCCCGCCGCCGCGATGGTCGCGAAGCACCTCGCCGACATCGCGCAAGGTGATATCCAGCCGCTGCTCGGCTACACGTCGAACCAAGGCCTGCCCGCGCACCGCGAGGCGGGGGCCGAATGGTTGCGCCGGCGGGGCGTCAACGCCGATCCGGCGCGCGTCGCCGTCACCTCGGGCGCCCAAAACGCGATGATGCTGGCGATCGCCGCGTTGTGCCGCCCGGGCGACGTGGTGCTGGTCGAAGCGTTGACCTTCTACGGCATCAAATCGATCGCGAATCTTTTGGGCGTGCGCCCCATCGGCATCGAGATGGACGATGACGGGCTATTGCCCGACGCGCTGGAAGCCGCGTGCCGCCAGCACGCGCCCAAGGCGCTTTACGCGCTGCCGACCTTCCAAAACCCGACCACGACGATCATGCCGCTGGAACGGCGCAAAGCGATCGTCGAAATTTGCCGCCGCCATGGCGTGACGATCATCGAAGACGACATCTATGGCAGCTTCGATCCCGCCTCGACGCCCTTGGCCGTACTCGCCCCCGACATCACGGTGTTTCTGACCAGCCTGTCGAAAACGGTCGCCCCCGGTTTGCGCTTAGGCTACCTCCACGGCTCCGATGCGATCATCCAGCGCGCGACGGCGGCGATCCGTGCGGCCACGTTCATGACCACGCCGATGGTCGCGGAGATCGCGACGCGCCTGATCCGCTCGGGCGATGCCGACAAAGCGGCGGCGTATCAAACCGAGCTCGCCGAACGGCGCCAGAAACTCGCCGCGCAGATCCTGCACGGCTACGAATTCCGCAGCCATCCGCGCGCCTTCCATATCTGGCTGAAAATGCCCGAGCCGTGGCGACGCGAGGAATTCACCGAAACCGCGCGCCGGCGCGGCGTGGGTGTCGCCCCCGCCAACGCCTTCGCCGTGGGCCGCGCCCCCGTGCCGCATGCCGTGCGCATCGCGCTGACCCAGCCCGATCACGATTCCGATTTGGAGCGCGCCCTCTCCACCCTCGCCGAAATCCTGCAGGATTCGCCCGAGGGCGCGCTGCCCATGGTCTAA
- a CDS encoding DUF1127 domain-containing protein, protein MEDCMDTIARTGPLEQIARATVFATLEAMRAVDRVLLLAVETLLNWQARARMRTQMAELSEHLRKDMGLTVGDVIRESDKPFWMN, encoded by the coding sequence ATGGAGGATTGCATGGATACAATAGCCCGGACCGGCCCGCTCGAGCAGATTGCTCGCGCGACCGTTTTCGCGACGTTGGAAGCCATGCGCGCGGTCGACCGCGTCCTTCTGCTCGCGGTCGAAACCCTGCTGAACTGGCAGGCCCGTGCGCGCATGCGCACCCAGATGGCCGAACTTTCGGAGCATCTGCGAAAAGACATGGGGCTGACGGTCGGCGACGTCATTCGCGAGTCCGACAAACCTTTCTGGATGAACTGA